In the Arachis ipaensis cultivar K30076 chromosome B10, Araip1.1, whole genome shotgun sequence genome, one interval contains:
- the LOC107624417 gene encoding UDP-glycosyltransferase 83A1: MGVVPTVLVLPCPAQGHVNPLMILSQKLVEKGCNIIFVTPEFIHNKVVSSMGNQAGGDNGRSPIKLVSIPDGLGPDADRNNIILLFDSILKNMPAMLERLIEDLRLKDGVRVSCIVADFLMAWALEIARKIGIRGVLFYPSAAAMLALQCSIPKLIEDGIIDSDGLPTTKKRFQLSPSIPPMDTEIIWWAKISDSITEKMVFNISLQSMKTLESTEWCLCNSTPDLEPGALSFVPKLLPIGPLLRTYDHDQGVTERSLGQFWEEDFSCLNWLDQQPHGSVIYVAFGSTTLFDEKQFKELALGLELTNRPFLWVVRKDSDCSNKVCFPNEFKGNQGKIIEWAPQEKVLSHPAIACFISHCGWNSTLEGLSNGVPFLCWPYYADQFFDKKYICDEWKVGLGFDLDENGMISREEIKVKVDKLLSDENIRVKAREIKKKLMKDVDLGGRSSENLNKFINWLKE; encoded by the exons ATGGGTGTTGTTCCAACTGTGCTAGTTTTACCATGCCCTGCTCAAGGACATGTCAACCCACTGATGATCTTGTCTCAAAAATTGGTTGAAAAGGGTTGCAATATCATCTTTGTCACCCCTGAATTCATCCACAACAAAGTGGTTAGTTCCATGGGGAATCAAGCCGGCGGCGATAACGGACGATCGCCGATAAAGTTGGTGTCAATCCCGGATGGGTTAGGACCTGATGCAGACAGAAATAATATCATCTTACTATTTGATTCTATATTGAAGAACATGCCTGCTATGCTTGAGAGGCTAATTGAAGATCTTAGATTGAAAGATGGTGTGAGAGTAAGCTGCATAGTTGCTGATTTTCTTATGGCATGGGCGTTGGAAATTGCAAGAAAGATTGGAATCAGAGGAGTTCTGTTTTATCCATCAGCAGCAGCTATGTTAGCCTTGCAGTGCAGCATACCAAAGCTTATTGAGGATGGAATCATAGACTCTGATG GGTTGCCAACCACAAAAAAAAGGTTTCAGTTATCACCAAGCATTCCTCCCATGGACACAGAAATCATATGGTGGGCAAAAATATCTGACTCTATAACTGAGAAGATGGTATTCAACATTAGTCTTCAATCCATGAAAACTCTAGAATCCACAGAGTGGTGCCTTTGTAACTCCACACCCGATCTTGAACCTGGAGCATTATCATTCGTACCAAAGCTATTACCAATTGGTCCATTATTAAGAACCTATGACCATGATCAAGGTGTAACTGAAAGATCATTGGGACAATTCTGGGAAGAAGATTTTTCTTGTTTAAATTGGCTTGATCAACAACCTCATGGTTCTGTTATATATGTTGCATTCGGAAGTACCACTCTTTTTGATGAAAAACAATTCAAAGAACTCGCTCTCGGACTTGAACTTACCAATAGACCCTTTCTTTGGGTGGTGCGAAAAGATTCAGATTGTAGCAATAAAGTGTGTTTTCCTAACGAATTCAAGGGGAATCAAGGTAAGATAATTGAATGGGCTCCTCAAGAAAAGGTGCTATCCCACCCTGCCATTGCTTGCTTTATAAGTCACTGCGGTTGGAATTCGACTTTGGAGGGTTTGTCTAATGGAGTGCCTTTTTTGTGTTGGCCATATTATGCTGATCAATTCtttgacaaaaaatatatttgtgATGAGTGGAAGGTTGGATTGGGATTTGATTTGGATGAAAATGGGATGATCTCACGTGAAGAGATAAAAGTCAAAGTTGATAAATTGCTTAGTGATGAGAACATAAGAGTTAAGGCTCGTGAGATAAAGAAGAAGCTAATGAAGGACGTTGATCTTGGTGGAAGGTCTTCAGAGAACTTAAACAAGTTCATCAACTGGTTGAAGGAATAA